The Brachyspira sp. SAP_772 genomic sequence ATACACTTAGCTGGGATACACTTAGCTGGGTCTATGATTACTTTAGCTTGTTGTTCTACTGCTGGTATACTCATACTTGGTCAAAACCCAACTTATAGCTCAATACTTCCTTTCGTACTTATGTTAGGTATTGCTATGGTTGCTGCTCCTGGTGCTCCTGGTGGTGCTGTTATGAGTGCTTTGCCTTTCTTCTATATGATTGGTATTACTGGAGAAGAGTTACAAGGTTTAATGATTGCTTTATACTTAACTCAAGACTCTTTCGGTACTGCTGCTAATGTATCTGGAGACAATGCTATAGCWGTATTTGTTGATTGGTTCTACAAGACTAAAATTAAAAAAGAGGCTGTTGCTTAAAATAAAATTATTTATAATCAATTATGTAAAGGGTGGTTTCAAAGAGAAGCTGCCCTTTTTGTTTAT encodes the following:
- a CDS encoding cation:dicarboxylate symporter family transporter, giving the protein IHLAGIHLAGSMITLACCSTAGILILGQNPTYSSILPFVLMLGIAMVAAPGAPGGAVMSALPFFYMIGITGEELQGLMIALYLTQDSFGTAANVSGDNAIAVFVDWFYKTKIKKEAVA